In Danaus plexippus chromosome 29 unlocalized genomic scaffold, MEX_DaPlex mxdp_36, whole genome shotgun sequence, a single window of DNA contains:
- the LOC116776872 gene encoding glycerol-3-phosphate acyltransferase 3 isoform X4 produces MAVMASFVSVAVSILYTPVLLLILCVIFLASIGKSLGVRRLYVNILLKLFEYGRQHIEVAKKLQRSDSSDEEDHPGAGDEKPPSALVKENGVNGTKMSVIERQEILGPSPELNYKRSHSQERISNGYKVLKAENELEFHVDHCMDLMKAGVEAIIEDQVTSVFEAEELRSWNLLTRTNRQYEFLTWRLTIIWAMGFVVRYLFLLPLRILIFIIGVLATIASMSVIGALPRCRARAAVGAVAYKMAMRSLVRCVSCVTNFHDTRHRPRHNGFCVANHTSPIDVAVLSVNDCFSLVWWLLACTAAVGCLPDGRVKQRVNSTLSLMCFNFLSRCISAVVTYHSPELRPRSGICVANHTSPIDVLVLMCDSRYSLIGQRHDGFLGILQRALARASPHIWFERSEVKDRHAVARRLKEHISVPDNPPILIFPEGTCINNTSVMQFKKGSFEVGGTIYPVAIKYDPRFGDAFWNSSRYGMLHYLLNMMSSWAIVCDVWYLPPMTRAENETAVDFANRVKGAIARRGGLVDLMWDGQLKRMKAKKEWRELQQEEFSRRLKGE; encoded by the exons ATGGCAGTGATGGCCTCGTTCGTGTCCGTGGCGGTGTCTATCCTCTACACGCCGGTTCTGCTGTTGATTCTCTGTGTGATCTTCCTGGCTTCCATCGGCAAATCTCTCGGCGTGAGACGTCTTTACGTCAATATATTGCTGAAATTGTTCGAG TATGGAAGACAGCACATCGAGGTGGCGAAAAAGTTACAGAGGTCAGATAGTTCTGATGAGGAGGATCATCCAGGGGCCGGGGATGAGAAACCGCCTTCCGCCCTCGTCAAGGAGAATGGAGTCAACG GTACCAAGATGAGTGTGATAGAGAGGCAGGAGATCCTAGGGCCCTCGCCGGAGCTGAACTACAAGAGGAGTCACAGCCAGGAGAGGATTTCCAACGGATATAAGGTCCTTAAAGCGGAG AACGAGCTGGAGTTCCACGTGGACCACTGTATGGACCTGATGAAGGCGGGCGTGGAGGCCATCATCGAGGACCAGGTCACGTCCGTGTTCGAGGCCGAGGAGCTGCGCAGCTGGAACCTCCTCACCAGGACTAACAG ACAGTACGAGTTCCTGACGTGGCGCCTCACCATCATCTGGGCGATGGGCTTCGTGGTGAGGTACCTGTTCCTGCTGCCGCTCAGGATACTCATCTTCATCATCGGG GTTCTAGCGACCATAGCCTCCATGTCCGTCATCGGAGCCCTGCCGCGGTGCCGGGCGCGGGCCGCCGTGGGCGCGGTCGCCTACAAGATGGCGATGAGGAGCCTCGTGCGCTGCGTGTCCTGCGTCACCAACTTCCACGACACCCGGCACCGGCCGCGCCACAACGGGTTCTGTGTGGCCAACCACACCAGCCCCATCGACGTGGCCGTGCTCAGCGTCAACGACTGCTTCTCCCTG GTGTGGTGGCTGTTGGCGTGCACCGCCGCCGTGGGCTGTCTGCCGGACGGGCGGGTGAAGCAGCGCGTGAACAGTACGCTGTCCCTGATGTGCTTCAACTTCCTGTCCCGCTGCATCAGCGCCGTGGTGACCTACCACAGCCCGGAGCTGCGGCCTCGCTCCGGCATCTGCGTGGCGAACCACACCAGCCCCATCGACGTGCTGGTGCTCATGTGTGACAGTCGCTACTCGCTG ATCGGTCAGCGGCACGACGGGTTCCTGGGGATCCTGCAGCGAGCGCTGGCGCGGGCCTCGCCGCACATATGGTTCGAGAGGTCCGAGGTCAAGGACAGACACGCAGTCGCCAGGAG GCTGAAGGAGCACATCTCTGTGCCGGACAACCCGCCCATCCTGATCTTCCCCGAGGGCACGTGCATCAACAACACGTCCGTGATGCAGTTCAAGAAGGGCAGCTTCGAGGTCGGCGGCACCATCTACCCGGTGGCCATCAA GTACGACCCCCGCTTCGGCGACGCGTTCTGGAACTCGTCCCGCTACGGCATGCTTCACTACCTGCTGAACATGATGAGCTCGTGGGCGATCGTGTGCGACGTGTGGTACCTGCCGCCCATGACCAGGGCGGAGAACGAGACGGCCGTGGACTTCGCCAACAGGGTGAAGGGCGCCATCGCCAGGCGGGGCGGACTCGTCGACCTGATGTG GGACGGACAGCTGAAGAGGATGAAGGCCAAGAAGGAGTGGCGCGAGCTGCAGCAGGAGGAGTTCAGCAGGCGGCTCAAGGGAGAGTGA
- the LOC116776872 gene encoding glycerol-3-phosphate acyltransferase 3 isoform X1, producing the protein MAVMASFVSVAVSILYTPVLLLILCVIFLASIGKSLGVRRLYVNILLKLFEYGRQHIEVAKKLQRSDSSDEEDHPGAGDEKPPSALVKENGVNGTKMSVIERQEILGPSPELNYKRSHSQERISNGYKVLKAENELEFHVDHCMDLMKAGVEAIIEDQVTSVFEAEELRSWNLLTRTNRQYEFLTWRLTIIWAMGFVVRYLFLLPLRILIFIIGVLATIASMSVIGALPRCRARAAVGAVAYKMAMRSLVRCVSCVTNFHDTRHRPRHNGFCVANHTSPIDVAVLSVNDCFSLIGQRHDGFLGILQRALARASPHIWFERSEVKDRHAVARRLKEHISVPDNPPILIFPEGTCINNTSVMQFKKGSFEVGGTIYPVAIKYDPRFGDAFWNSSRYGMLHYLLNMMSSWAIVCDVWYLPPMTRAENETAVDFANRVKGAIARRGGLVDLMWDGQLKRMKAKKEWRELQQEEFSRRLKGE; encoded by the exons ATGGCAGTGATGGCCTCGTTCGTGTCCGTGGCGGTGTCTATCCTCTACACGCCGGTTCTGCTGTTGATTCTCTGTGTGATCTTCCTGGCTTCCATCGGCAAATCTCTCGGCGTGAGACGTCTTTACGTCAATATATTGCTGAAATTGTTCGAG TATGGAAGACAGCACATCGAGGTGGCGAAAAAGTTACAGAGGTCAGATAGTTCTGATGAGGAGGATCATCCAGGGGCCGGGGATGAGAAACCGCCTTCCGCCCTCGTCAAGGAGAATGGAGTCAACG GTACCAAGATGAGTGTGATAGAGAGGCAGGAGATCCTAGGGCCCTCGCCGGAGCTGAACTACAAGAGGAGTCACAGCCAGGAGAGGATTTCCAACGGATATAAGGTCCTTAAAGCGGAG AACGAGCTGGAGTTCCACGTGGACCACTGTATGGACCTGATGAAGGCGGGCGTGGAGGCCATCATCGAGGACCAGGTCACGTCCGTGTTCGAGGCCGAGGAGCTGCGCAGCTGGAACCTCCTCACCAGGACTAACAG ACAGTACGAGTTCCTGACGTGGCGCCTCACCATCATCTGGGCGATGGGCTTCGTGGTGAGGTACCTGTTCCTGCTGCCGCTCAGGATACTCATCTTCATCATCGGG GTTCTAGCGACCATAGCCTCCATGTCCGTCATCGGAGCCCTGCCGCGGTGCCGGGCGCGGGCCGCCGTGGGCGCGGTCGCCTACAAGATGGCGATGAGGAGCCTCGTGCGCTGCGTGTCCTGCGTCACCAACTTCCACGACACCCGGCACCGGCCGCGCCACAACGGGTTCTGTGTGGCCAACCACACCAGCCCCATCGACGTGGCCGTGCTCAGCGTCAACGACTGCTTCTCCCTG ATCGGTCAGCGGCACGACGGGTTCCTGGGGATCCTGCAGCGAGCGCTGGCGCGGGCCTCGCCGCACATATGGTTCGAGAGGTCCGAGGTCAAGGACAGACACGCAGTCGCCAGGAG GCTGAAGGAGCACATCTCTGTGCCGGACAACCCGCCCATCCTGATCTTCCCCGAGGGCACGTGCATCAACAACACGTCCGTGATGCAGTTCAAGAAGGGCAGCTTCGAGGTCGGCGGCACCATCTACCCGGTGGCCATCAA GTACGACCCCCGCTTCGGCGACGCGTTCTGGAACTCGTCCCGCTACGGCATGCTTCACTACCTGCTGAACATGATGAGCTCGTGGGCGATCGTGTGCGACGTGTGGTACCTGCCGCCCATGACCAGGGCGGAGAACGAGACGGCCGTGGACTTCGCCAACAGGGTGAAGGGCGCCATCGCCAGGCGGGGCGGACTCGTCGACCTGATGTG GGACGGACAGCTGAAGAGGATGAAGGCCAAGAAGGAGTGGCGCGAGCTGCAGCAGGAGGAGTTCAGCAGGCGGCTCAAGGGAGAGTGA
- the LOC116776872 gene encoding glycerol-3-phosphate acyltransferase 4 isoform X2 encodes MAVMASFVSVAVSILYTPVLLLILCVIFLASIGKSLGVRRLYVNILLKLFEYGRQHIEVAKKLQRSDSSDEEDHPGAGDEKPPSALVKENGVNGTKMSVIERQEILGPSPELNYKRSHSQERISNGYKVLKAENELEFHVDHCMDLMKAGVEAIIEDQVTSVFEAEELRSWNLLTRTNRQYEFLTWRLTIIWAMGFVVRYLFLLPLRILIFIIGVWWLLACTAAVGCLPDGRVKQRVNSTLSLMCFNFLSRCISAVVTYHSPELRPRSGICVANHTSPIDVLVLMCDSRYSLIGQRHDGFLGILQRALARASPHIWFERSEVKDRHAVARRLKEHISVPDNPPILIFPEGTCINNTSVMQFKKGSFEVGGTIYPVAIKYDPRFGDAFWNSSRYGMLHYLLNMMSSWAIVCDVWYLPPMTRAENETAVDFANRVKGAIARRGGLVDLMWDGQLKRMKAKKEWRELQQEEFSRRLKGE; translated from the exons ATGGCAGTGATGGCCTCGTTCGTGTCCGTGGCGGTGTCTATCCTCTACACGCCGGTTCTGCTGTTGATTCTCTGTGTGATCTTCCTGGCTTCCATCGGCAAATCTCTCGGCGTGAGACGTCTTTACGTCAATATATTGCTGAAATTGTTCGAG TATGGAAGACAGCACATCGAGGTGGCGAAAAAGTTACAGAGGTCAGATAGTTCTGATGAGGAGGATCATCCAGGGGCCGGGGATGAGAAACCGCCTTCCGCCCTCGTCAAGGAGAATGGAGTCAACG GTACCAAGATGAGTGTGATAGAGAGGCAGGAGATCCTAGGGCCCTCGCCGGAGCTGAACTACAAGAGGAGTCACAGCCAGGAGAGGATTTCCAACGGATATAAGGTCCTTAAAGCGGAG AACGAGCTGGAGTTCCACGTGGACCACTGTATGGACCTGATGAAGGCGGGCGTGGAGGCCATCATCGAGGACCAGGTCACGTCCGTGTTCGAGGCCGAGGAGCTGCGCAGCTGGAACCTCCTCACCAGGACTAACAG ACAGTACGAGTTCCTGACGTGGCGCCTCACCATCATCTGGGCGATGGGCTTCGTGGTGAGGTACCTGTTCCTGCTGCCGCTCAGGATACTCATCTTCATCATCGGG GTGTGGTGGCTGTTGGCGTGCACCGCCGCCGTGGGCTGTCTGCCGGACGGGCGGGTGAAGCAGCGCGTGAACAGTACGCTGTCCCTGATGTGCTTCAACTTCCTGTCCCGCTGCATCAGCGCCGTGGTGACCTACCACAGCCCGGAGCTGCGGCCTCGCTCCGGCATCTGCGTGGCGAACCACACCAGCCCCATCGACGTGCTGGTGCTCATGTGTGACAGTCGCTACTCGCTG ATCGGTCAGCGGCACGACGGGTTCCTGGGGATCCTGCAGCGAGCGCTGGCGCGGGCCTCGCCGCACATATGGTTCGAGAGGTCCGAGGTCAAGGACAGACACGCAGTCGCCAGGAG GCTGAAGGAGCACATCTCTGTGCCGGACAACCCGCCCATCCTGATCTTCCCCGAGGGCACGTGCATCAACAACACGTCCGTGATGCAGTTCAAGAAGGGCAGCTTCGAGGTCGGCGGCACCATCTACCCGGTGGCCATCAA GTACGACCCCCGCTTCGGCGACGCGTTCTGGAACTCGTCCCGCTACGGCATGCTTCACTACCTGCTGAACATGATGAGCTCGTGGGCGATCGTGTGCGACGTGTGGTACCTGCCGCCCATGACCAGGGCGGAGAACGAGACGGCCGTGGACTTCGCCAACAGGGTGAAGGGCGCCATCGCCAGGCGGGGCGGACTCGTCGACCTGATGTG GGACGGACAGCTGAAGAGGATGAAGGCCAAGAAGGAGTGGCGCGAGCTGCAGCAGGAGGAGTTCAGCAGGCGGCTCAAGGGAGAGTGA
- the LOC116776872 gene encoding glycerol-3-phosphate acyltransferase 3 isoform X3, which produces MAVMASFVSVAVSILYTPVLLLILCVIFLASIGKSLGVRRLYVNILLKLFEYGRQHIEVAKKLQRSDSSDEEDHPGAGDEKPPSALVKENGVNGTKMSVIERQEILGPSPELNYKRSHSQERISNGYKNELEFHVDHCMDLMKAGVEAIIEDQVTSVFEAEELRSWNLLTRTNRQYEFLTWRLTIIWAMGFVVRYLFLLPLRILIFIIGVLATIASMSVIGALPRCRARAAVGAVAYKMAMRSLVRCVSCVTNFHDTRHRPRHNGFCVANHTSPIDVAVLSVNDCFSLIGQRHDGFLGILQRALARASPHIWFERSEVKDRHAVARRLKEHISVPDNPPILIFPEGTCINNTSVMQFKKGSFEVGGTIYPVAIKYDPRFGDAFWNSSRYGMLHYLLNMMSSWAIVCDVWYLPPMTRAENETAVDFANRVKGAIARRGGLVDLMWDGQLKRMKAKKEWRELQQEEFSRRLKGE; this is translated from the exons ATGGCAGTGATGGCCTCGTTCGTGTCCGTGGCGGTGTCTATCCTCTACACGCCGGTTCTGCTGTTGATTCTCTGTGTGATCTTCCTGGCTTCCATCGGCAAATCTCTCGGCGTGAGACGTCTTTACGTCAATATATTGCTGAAATTGTTCGAG TATGGAAGACAGCACATCGAGGTGGCGAAAAAGTTACAGAGGTCAGATAGTTCTGATGAGGAGGATCATCCAGGGGCCGGGGATGAGAAACCGCCTTCCGCCCTCGTCAAGGAGAATGGAGTCAACG GTACCAAGATGAGTGTGATAGAGAGGCAGGAGATCCTAGGGCCCTCGCCGGAGCTGAACTACAAGAGGAGTCACAGCCAGGAGAGGATTTCCAACGGATATAAG AACGAGCTGGAGTTCCACGTGGACCACTGTATGGACCTGATGAAGGCGGGCGTGGAGGCCATCATCGAGGACCAGGTCACGTCCGTGTTCGAGGCCGAGGAGCTGCGCAGCTGGAACCTCCTCACCAGGACTAACAG ACAGTACGAGTTCCTGACGTGGCGCCTCACCATCATCTGGGCGATGGGCTTCGTGGTGAGGTACCTGTTCCTGCTGCCGCTCAGGATACTCATCTTCATCATCGGG GTTCTAGCGACCATAGCCTCCATGTCCGTCATCGGAGCCCTGCCGCGGTGCCGGGCGCGGGCCGCCGTGGGCGCGGTCGCCTACAAGATGGCGATGAGGAGCCTCGTGCGCTGCGTGTCCTGCGTCACCAACTTCCACGACACCCGGCACCGGCCGCGCCACAACGGGTTCTGTGTGGCCAACCACACCAGCCCCATCGACGTGGCCGTGCTCAGCGTCAACGACTGCTTCTCCCTG ATCGGTCAGCGGCACGACGGGTTCCTGGGGATCCTGCAGCGAGCGCTGGCGCGGGCCTCGCCGCACATATGGTTCGAGAGGTCCGAGGTCAAGGACAGACACGCAGTCGCCAGGAG GCTGAAGGAGCACATCTCTGTGCCGGACAACCCGCCCATCCTGATCTTCCCCGAGGGCACGTGCATCAACAACACGTCCGTGATGCAGTTCAAGAAGGGCAGCTTCGAGGTCGGCGGCACCATCTACCCGGTGGCCATCAA GTACGACCCCCGCTTCGGCGACGCGTTCTGGAACTCGTCCCGCTACGGCATGCTTCACTACCTGCTGAACATGATGAGCTCGTGGGCGATCGTGTGCGACGTGTGGTACCTGCCGCCCATGACCAGGGCGGAGAACGAGACGGCCGTGGACTTCGCCAACAGGGTGAAGGGCGCCATCGCCAGGCGGGGCGGACTCGTCGACCTGATGTG GGACGGACAGCTGAAGAGGATGAAGGCCAAGAAGGAGTGGCGCGAGCTGCAGCAGGAGGAGTTCAGCAGGCGGCTCAAGGGAGAGTGA
- the LOC116776921 gene encoding aldo-keto reductase family 1 member B1-like isoform X1, translating to MASKNVMVRFSDGRKYPQLGLGTWKSKPGEVSQAVKDAIDIGYRHIDCAFVYGNEKEVGDAITEKIKEGVVKREELFITSKLWNTFHRPDLVRGALMKSLQNLNLDYLDLYLIHWPQAYKEDGELFPVDESGKIQFSDVDYVDTWKALEPLQAEGLIRSLGVSNFNSRQLDRVLESASIKPVVNQVECHPYLVQKKLKEFCAARGVLLAAYSPLGSPDRPWAKPDDPRLLDDPRLKEIADRLGRTVAQVLIRYQLERGNIVLPKSVTRSRIESNFAVMDFQLSKDDLELIDSFDCNGRFVPMTASLGHKHHPFENDAF from the exons ATGGCGTCCAAAAATGTTATGGTTAGGTTCAGTGATGGGAGAAAATACCCACAGCTGGGTCTGGGCACTTGGAAG TCCAAACCTGGTGAAGTGAGTCAAGCGGTGAAAGATGCCATCGACATCGGCTACAGGCACATTGACTGCGCCTTCGTGTACGGCAACGAGAAGGAAGTGGGAGACGCCATCACAGAGAAGATTAAGGAGGGAGTTGTCAAGAG GGAGGAGCTGTTCATAACGTCCAAACTGTGGAACACCTTCCACCGCCCGGACCTGGTGCGAGGAGCGCTCATGAAGAGTCTCCAGAACCTGAACTTGGACTACTTGGATCTGTACCTCATACACTGGCCTCAAGCCTATAAG GAGGACGGAGAACTGTTTCCCGTGGACGAGAGCGGTAAGATCCAATTCTCTGATGTGGACTACGTGGACACCTGGAAGGCGTTGGAGCCGCTCCAGGCCGAGGGACTGATTCGGAGCCTCGGAGTGTCCAACTTCAATTCGCGCCAGCTGGACCGAGTGCTGGAGTCCGCCAGCATCAAGCCCGTCGTCAACCAGGTGGAATGCCACCCCTACTTAGTCCAGAAAAAGTTGAAGGAGTTCTGCGCGGCCCGAGGGGTGCTGCTCGCGGCCTACTCCCCGCTGGGCTCCCCGGACAGGCCCTGGGCCAAACCCGACGACCCACGGCTCCTGGACGACCCTCGACTGAAGGAAATAGCGGACAGGCTGGGCAGGACCGTGGCACAGGTGTTGATCAG GTATCAGCTGGAGCGCGGCAACATCGTGCTGCCCAAGTCGGTGACTCGCTCCCGGATCGAGTCCAACTTCGCAGTGATGGACTTCCAGCTGTCCAAGGACGACCTGGAGCTGATTGACTCCTTCGACTGCAACGGACGCTTCGTGCCCATGACGGC GTCTCTCGGCCACAAACACCATCCGTTTGAGAACGACGCCTTCTGA
- the LOC116776921 gene encoding aldo-keto reductase family 1 member B1-like isoform X2, producing the protein MLSPFVKFSNGLTCPMIGLGTWKSKPGEVSQAVKDAIDIGYRHIDCAFVYGNEKEVGDAITEKIKEGVVKREELFITSKLWNTFHRPDLVRGALMKSLQNLNLDYLDLYLIHWPQAYKEDGELFPVDESGKIQFSDVDYVDTWKALEPLQAEGLIRSLGVSNFNSRQLDRVLESASIKPVVNQVECHPYLVQKKLKEFCAARGVLLAAYSPLGSPDRPWAKPDDPRLLDDPRLKEIADRLGRTVAQVLIRYQLERGNIVLPKSVTRSRIESNFAVMDFQLSKDDLELIDSFDCNGRFVPMTASLGHKHHPFENDAF; encoded by the exons atgttaTCGCCCTTCGTGAAGTTTTCCAATGGGTTAACGTGTCCCATGATAGGGCTGGGTACTTGGAAG TCCAAACCTGGTGAAGTGAGTCAAGCGGTGAAAGATGCCATCGACATCGGCTACAGGCACATTGACTGCGCCTTCGTGTACGGCAACGAGAAGGAAGTGGGAGACGCCATCACAGAGAAGATTAAGGAGGGAGTTGTCAAGAG GGAGGAGCTGTTCATAACGTCCAAACTGTGGAACACCTTCCACCGCCCGGACCTGGTGCGAGGAGCGCTCATGAAGAGTCTCCAGAACCTGAACTTGGACTACTTGGATCTGTACCTCATACACTGGCCTCAAGCCTATAAG GAGGACGGAGAACTGTTTCCCGTGGACGAGAGCGGTAAGATCCAATTCTCTGATGTGGACTACGTGGACACCTGGAAGGCGTTGGAGCCGCTCCAGGCCGAGGGACTGATTCGGAGCCTCGGAGTGTCCAACTTCAATTCGCGCCAGCTGGACCGAGTGCTGGAGTCCGCCAGCATCAAGCCCGTCGTCAACCAGGTGGAATGCCACCCCTACTTAGTCCAGAAAAAGTTGAAGGAGTTCTGCGCGGCCCGAGGGGTGCTGCTCGCGGCCTACTCCCCGCTGGGCTCCCCGGACAGGCCCTGGGCCAAACCCGACGACCCACGGCTCCTGGACGACCCTCGACTGAAGGAAATAGCGGACAGGCTGGGCAGGACCGTGGCACAGGTGTTGATCAG GTATCAGCTGGAGCGCGGCAACATCGTGCTGCCCAAGTCGGTGACTCGCTCCCGGATCGAGTCCAACTTCGCAGTGATGGACTTCCAGCTGTCCAAGGACGACCTGGAGCTGATTGACTCCTTCGACTGCAACGGACGCTTCGTGCCCATGACGGC GTCTCTCGGCCACAAACACCATCCGTTTGAGAACGACGCCTTCTGA
- the LOC116776824 gene encoding alpha-centractin isoform X1 — protein MDLIVNQPVVIDNGSGVIKAGFAGDQIPKCRFPNYIGRPKHVRVMAGALEGDLFVGPQAEEHRGLLTIRYPMEHGIVTDWNDMEKVWTYIYTKDQLSTCPEEHPVLLTEAPINPRRNREKTAEVFFETFSVPALFLSMQAVLSLYATGRTTGVVLDSGDGVTHSVPIYEGFAMPHSIMRVDVAGRDVTKYLRLLLRKEGVNLETSAELEIVKAIKERACYLSPNPLKEETLDPEKAQYCLPDGTQLEIGPARFRAPEVLFRPDLIGAECEGLHEVLMFAIQKSDMDLRKVLHQNIVLSGGSTLLRGFGDRLLAEIRRLAPKDMKIRISAPQERLYSTWIGGSILASLDTFRKMWVSKREYEEEGHRAVHRKTF, from the exons TGGTGTCATTAAAGCCGGTTTCGCCGGCGATCAGATACCGAAATGCAGATTTCCGAACTA TATAGGTCGTCCGAAACATGTGCGTGTTATGGCGGGTGCTTTGGAGGGGGATTTGTTTGTGGGACCGCAGGCCGAGGAACACAGAGGACTGCTCACCATCAGATATCCCATGGAGCATGGGATTGTGACCGACTGGAATGACATGGAAAAAGTCTGGACTTACATATACACTAAG GACCAACTGTCAACATGCCCCGAGGAGCATCCTGTGTTGTTGACGGAGGCTCCGATCAACCCTCGTCGTAACAGAGAGAAGACGGCCGAAGTGTTCTTCGAAACCTTCTCTGTACCTGCACTGTTCCTATCAATGCAGGCGGTTCTCAGCTT ATACGCGACCGGGCGGACCACGGGCGTGGTGCTGGACTCGGGGGACGGCGTCACGCACTCGGTGCCGATATACGAGGGGTTCGCGATGCCCCACAGCATCATGAGGGTGGACGTGGCGGGCAGGGACGTCACCAAGTACTTGAG GTTGCTTCTTCGTAAGGAAGGTGTTAACTTGGAGACGTCGGCCGAGCTGGAGATCGTGAAGGCGATCAAGGAGCGCGCCTGCTACCTGTCCCCGAACCCACTCAAGGAAGAGACTCTGGACCCGGAGAAGGCGCAATACTGTCTCCCAGACGGGACACAGCTGGAG ATCGGTCCAGCTCGTTTTCGAGCTCCAGAAGTACTGTTCCGTCCAGATCTCATAGGAGCGGAGTGTGAGG GTCTGCACGAGGTGCTGATGTTCGCTATCCAGAAGTCCGACATGGACCTGCGGAAGGTGCTGCACCAGAACATCGTTCTGTCCGGAGGATCCACGCTGCTGAGGGGCTTCGGAGACAGACTGCTGGCGGAGATCAGGAGACTCGCGCCCAAAGACATGAAGATCAGG ATCTCAGCTCCTCAAGAGCGGCTGTACTCCACCTGGATAGGCGGTTCCATTCTGGCGTCCTTGGACACCTTCAGGAAGATGTGGGTCTCCAAGAGAGAGTACGAGGAGGAGGGACACCGCGCCGTGCACCGGAAGACCTTTTAG
- the LOC116776824 gene encoding alpha-centractin isoform X2: protein MVLVSLKPVSPAIRYRNADFRTSRPKHVRVMAGALEGDLFVGPQAEEHRGLLTIRYPMEHGIVTDWNDMEKVWTYIYTKDQLSTCPEEHPVLLTEAPINPRRNREKTAEVFFETFSVPALFLSMQAVLSLYATGRTTGVVLDSGDGVTHSVPIYEGFAMPHSIMRVDVAGRDVTKYLRLLLRKEGVNLETSAELEIVKAIKERACYLSPNPLKEETLDPEKAQYCLPDGTQLEIGPARFRAPEVLFRPDLIGAECEGLHEVLMFAIQKSDMDLRKVLHQNIVLSGGSTLLRGFGDRLLAEIRRLAPKDMKIRISAPQERLYSTWIGGSILASLDTFRKMWVSKREYEEEGHRAVHRKTF, encoded by the exons TGGTGTCATTAAAGCCGGTTTCGCCGGCGATCAGATACCGAAATGCAGATTTCCGAACTA GTCGTCCGAAACATGTGCGTGTTATGGCGGGTGCTTTGGAGGGGGATTTGTTTGTGGGACCGCAGGCCGAGGAACACAGAGGACTGCTCACCATCAGATATCCCATGGAGCATGGGATTGTGACCGACTGGAATGACATGGAAAAAGTCTGGACTTACATATACACTAAG GACCAACTGTCAACATGCCCCGAGGAGCATCCTGTGTTGTTGACGGAGGCTCCGATCAACCCTCGTCGTAACAGAGAGAAGACGGCCGAAGTGTTCTTCGAAACCTTCTCTGTACCTGCACTGTTCCTATCAATGCAGGCGGTTCTCAGCTT ATACGCGACCGGGCGGACCACGGGCGTGGTGCTGGACTCGGGGGACGGCGTCACGCACTCGGTGCCGATATACGAGGGGTTCGCGATGCCCCACAGCATCATGAGGGTGGACGTGGCGGGCAGGGACGTCACCAAGTACTTGAG GTTGCTTCTTCGTAAGGAAGGTGTTAACTTGGAGACGTCGGCCGAGCTGGAGATCGTGAAGGCGATCAAGGAGCGCGCCTGCTACCTGTCCCCGAACCCACTCAAGGAAGAGACTCTGGACCCGGAGAAGGCGCAATACTGTCTCCCAGACGGGACACAGCTGGAG ATCGGTCCAGCTCGTTTTCGAGCTCCAGAAGTACTGTTCCGTCCAGATCTCATAGGAGCGGAGTGTGAGG GTCTGCACGAGGTGCTGATGTTCGCTATCCAGAAGTCCGACATGGACCTGCGGAAGGTGCTGCACCAGAACATCGTTCTGTCCGGAGGATCCACGCTGCTGAGGGGCTTCGGAGACAGACTGCTGGCGGAGATCAGGAGACTCGCGCCCAAAGACATGAAGATCAGG ATCTCAGCTCCTCAAGAGCGGCTGTACTCCACCTGGATAGGCGGTTCCATTCTGGCGTCCTTGGACACCTTCAGGAAGATGTGGGTCTCCAAGAGAGAGTACGAGGAGGAGGGACACCGCGCCGTGCACCGGAAGACCTTTTAG